A stretch of Paenibacillus peoriae DNA encodes these proteins:
- a CDS encoding HD-GYP domain-containing protein: protein MTTVPVSELKAGLRLQSDVFTEMGSLLLPKGRILLPRDLEILQAFLIQQVEVGTDDLTKSSSESTTVRSGISESQGPSLDGRDESEQFQDEYDKMVMLVKNAFQSVLVSNLSIYELRGQLESLLVHIQRYNVMTYTPPAMIEVDYIFHNAVLTSLTSYSIAQWIGLPQKDWMQVAFAGLLHDIGNAKMDPAILYKPSKLTWEEQEEIRSHTSLGYQLLKNVKAINEGVRLAALQHHEKVDGTGYPLRLKGEQIHIYAKIVGVADVFHAMTLEKTYRPAQSPYLVLEQIKSESFGKLDPSVVQVFIHKLTQFNNGTKVRLNDNRTGEIIFADRDHPTRPLIQVDGEIINLMLQRELYIECIVT, encoded by the coding sequence ATGACAACTGTACCCGTATCCGAATTAAAAGCAGGACTTAGATTGCAAAGCGATGTATTTACAGAAATGGGCAGCTTGCTGCTACCGAAAGGGCGCATTCTGCTACCACGTGACTTGGAGATTTTACAGGCGTTCCTGATTCAGCAAGTTGAGGTAGGGACGGATGATCTTACAAAATCCAGTAGCGAGTCTACGACTGTTCGATCTGGAATATCTGAATCGCAAGGACCTTCGTTAGATGGACGAGATGAATCTGAACAATTTCAGGATGAGTATGACAAAATGGTGATGCTCGTTAAGAACGCATTTCAATCGGTACTCGTCTCTAATTTATCTATATATGAACTGCGAGGACAATTGGAGTCCTTACTGGTGCACATTCAGCGCTATAATGTAATGACCTATACTCCGCCCGCCATGATCGAAGTGGACTATATTTTTCACAACGCCGTGCTAACCTCCCTTACTTCCTACTCCATTGCACAATGGATCGGATTACCTCAAAAGGATTGGATGCAGGTGGCTTTTGCTGGATTGCTTCATGACATAGGGAACGCTAAAATGGACCCGGCCATTCTGTACAAGCCCTCCAAACTAACGTGGGAAGAGCAAGAAGAAATACGTAGTCATACATCACTAGGATACCAGTTGCTTAAAAATGTGAAAGCTATTAACGAAGGTGTGCGTTTGGCAGCTCTTCAGCATCATGAGAAAGTGGACGGTACTGGATATCCACTGCGTCTTAAAGGTGAACAAATCCACATCTACGCTAAAATCGTTGGAGTGGCTGATGTATTCCATGCCATGACTCTAGAGAAAACGTACCGGCCTGCCCAATCACCGTATCTGGTTCTAGAGCAAATCAAGTCAGAATCATTTGGAAAGCTGGACCCAAGTGTTGTACAAGTTTTTATTCATAAGTTAACCCAATTCAATAATGGAACCAAGGTGCGCCTCAATGATAACCGTACAGGGGAAATTATATTTGCTGATCGAGATCATCCGACTCGTCCGTTGATTCAAGTAGATGGGGAAATTATTAACTTAATGCTGCAAAGAGAGCTTTATATTGAGTGTATTGTTACTTAA